In Aedes albopictus strain Foshan chromosome 3, AalbF5, whole genome shotgun sequence, the genomic window GCCACGTAGCTGGTAACGTTTACTGCTGTGCCGGTCACGGACTTGGCTATTTCGATGCCCGTTTTGACGTTGCTTGGCACTTGTGCTGGACCCTCTTCTGGGGTTTTGCGGATCTTCGAAATGAGATATGGTGTGCTGTAGGAGATGAACTCGCCTGTTTTCTCGGCGCCTTTCACCAAGCCCTTGGATACGTAGAATGCCCCCTTGATGATGTTTGCCGAGACGGTGGCGCTTGTGCTCCGCTTCTCTCTAGGAATGCCAAACCGAACGGCTCCGCCTTGGCTGACAATACCGTGGAGGAAAGCGATGAATATTTCCAACACAATTTCATCCGCTTCCTGGGGGACCACCAATCCGATGGTTCGGCCATACTCCGAGGTCAAATCCGGAATAATAAATGCACCGTATTCTGTGCGATAGCAAGGAGACACCCCTGGGATAAGTGGGTAAATGAAGGACGGATCGATTCCGCGTTGCTCTTCCACAGGGCTAACGACCACAAAGCCTTCTTGGGCCTCCACAGCTTGGTCCAATGGTTCTTCGGCGTTTTCGATCCGGGTAGAAGCCGACGTTGGGATGACCTGAAATTAGAAGCAAAAGTTAATCATGATCTACTGTGCAGTGTGCCCTACTTACCTGCAGAAACACCGTACTCTCCAACTTCTTAACGTCGTCCTTCTCGATTCGCACAATCCGTAGCGTAGAGTCGTCCAGCGTCCTCGAAACAACTCCGTCCGGTTCGATGTAGTACATTTTAACCCCGTCGCAGGAGAACAACAATTCCAAAATATTTGGACCCCCAACCTGTTCGTTACTGCACTGCATCTCACGTAGCGCCTGAGCCAGTTCGTTGTACGTCCTGGGTCTCAAGTTATCACCTCCCCCGACAGCACCAGCAGCTGCTGCTGCACCAGCCTCTCCATTCTTCGCCGCTTCCGCTTCCTGTTGGTCCATCTGGCTGCCAATCTGGCCAATCCGTTGCAGCACTTCCCCGCGGGTACACTTCATCTTGTGGATCATCTTGACCGCCTTGTTCCAGCTTTCGTCCTTTTGGAAGTTGTCCGGAATTTCCACCGGAATGGCCAGCGCTTCGTCGATGGTCCGTATTCCATTCTTGTAGTCCTGCAGGGCCAAATCGGGTCGCTCGCGTTCCTCCAGCTTGATGGCACGCTCGATTATGCGGTACGCTTCATCGTGGGCCGCCTTGATGCTGGCGAACGTTCGCGCCCACTGCTTTTCCGGCGAGCTGCTGAACATGGTTTGGGTTGTTGGTTCTGAAATGGAGCGATGGGATAATTGAAAGTGATTAGTGAACGCTGTAAACCGCGTGATGTGATTACGCAAATTTAATGTAGGCGGACGTGAAGAGAGAACACGGAATGTTGACCACCGGAACACTGCTAGTGAAAGAAATCATTTATTATATTTGACTAAGCCTTTGACCTTTTTTTCTAACTTTTAAGCTAGACCTAGACAGAGCACGGTGTCTGCGATAAAAAATATTATCGAAAAATAGTTATTAATGCAAAAAGTTGCATAacgatgatttttttcagcacgaatcgTACATCCAACGAGCTATGATGTGGAGAACAAGTTTCGAAAGGTAAACACGTATACTGCATGTAACaatcgagagtaaacgggggcagATGTCCTAaattaaattaagttttatcgttatatggtcttctacaaagttgttgttTACGGTATCAACtactattttttcaattatgagccaaatcaaactcttcaaaccagcgtgctgaatgagagactgaaggtaatccaatttcccatatatttggactgaagatcccattAACTCATTAGCGCCTGGGCCAACTCAGTTTTAAATCGATTAgctgaaattttcataaattgttcTTTTCattcaaaggcacgattctagagggtgcccagTGGAATTTGGCAACTTttgtttctcgccatacaaatgtggaccGGTCTATTCAGCACCCAGGCGTAGGTCGTAATTTGCTGTACCTTTGAGGTAACGTAACACCCGCTTGGCTTCGTTCCAAACCGCTGTTGTTGGTTTCGTGGGCCTTCGTGGCGTAAGGTTAGCGGCGCCAGTCGTCTaggtgtttcgtaagcctcggagtgtaggTTCAATGCCCGCttcagtcggagaaaacttttcgtcaattcTTCACTTGGCCACCGGATGTTATGTGTGGTGTGCTTTGTTTCATGTTTGTAATGTTTCAGTATGTGCAGCCTCCTCAACAAACATTTTTTCTGTAtgagagtggaacaaaccactcttaagcaaactttagcttaagaaactacaATTCAGCTAGTTCTGCTACTTGGGTCTGGTTGAAGACGGCGTTAATTGTATTTTAGTAACGCGCCGTCCGAGGTTGAAATCCCATGCCTTTCAATACTGCGTCAATAGTGCCAGTCACACGATGCATATATTATTGATCAATAGTTTgccgttttatggaaacattgaatgAATAATATGAatgaataataaaataaattgatatcaatcattcaacttttcccctgTCTTCCGTTTGATCAAACACGCAGCAATATTTCGcctccatagcgcattttacttaaaatttctctacaatatttccccacctccaaaaattttacatcaatcctctcgaagattgctcaaaccatgagtcaaat contains:
- the LOC134289507 gene encoding protein spartin, with product MFSSSPEKQWARTFASIKAAHDEAYRIIERAIKLEERERPDLALQDYKNGIRTIDEALAIPVEIPDNFQKDESWNKAVKMIHKMKCTRGEVLQRIGQIGSQMDQQEAEAAKNGEAGAAAAAGAVGGGDNLRPRTYNELAQALREMQCSNEQVGGPNILELLFSCDGVKMYYIEPDGVVSRTLDDSTLRIVRIEKDDVKKLESTVFLQVIPTSASTRIENAEEPLDQAVEAQEGFVVVSPVEEQRGIDPSFIYPLIPGVSPCYRTEYGAFIIPDLTSEYGRTIGLVVPQEADEIVLEIFIAFLHGIVSQGGAVRFGIPREKRSTSATVSANIIKGAFYVSKGLVKGAEKTGEFISYSTPYLISKIRKTPEEGPAQVPSNVKTGIEIAKSVTGTAVNVTSYVAGKVGCATMALGRFLAPHIQKHGSDLLSYSTGISQEDASEKVQGALTICAGAVEGFGTVYAGLEKSASILGGSLSNSTVQIVQHKYGPDAGQVVGSSLDTVGNVINVSHNMNYMTPKGIAKRTAKNAGKALVAGYRPSIPEVDNEAGEGPSNGVVTSQQRVVPAAVLYPDLSELAKEVQKGEKF